Genomic DNA from Gemmatimonadota bacterium:
CGGCTGAGTTTAAGACGGTCTCGCCTTTTTGCGCCGAGGCTTTTCGCGCGTCGCCGCCAGCGGATGTGGGCAAATACAAATGCCAGGGGCGTACAAAGTGGATGTCAAATTCTCGCAGTGTTTTCAATTTGGGATACTGGGGAGGGTTGTTGGCTATCAGGTCTTCGCGCACGAGTTCGGGGCGCAAGAACAGGATTTGGGAGGTTTCTTCTTCGCCTGCGTGATCGCTGCGATTTTCCCAAATAGCTTTTGCGTCTTCCGATGCACAGGATCCCGTGCTGATCAAGCAGGTGAAGAGTCCGTCTTGTGCGGCCAAATCGCGCTGTGTTGCGCGGATGGTGTCGGGATTGCCGCCGTGACCATTGATGAATACAATGCGGTGTACATTTTCCGCGCGGCACATTGCCACGAGGTCTTTCAACAGGTTCATAAATGTGGGGACTTGCATGCGGCACGCGAATGGGAAAGCGCGGAAGTTGTTGTTTAAGCTCACCCGCTGCGTGGGCAAACACACGACGCGACCACCCATTTCATTGGCTTTGCGCGTGCCTCCATAAGCGACGTATTCGACCTGAAAGTTGTCCGTTCCATAGGGCAATGCAGGTCCGTGCGGTTCGGTGGAGCCTATGGGGATGACCGCCACATTGGGCGCGAGTGATCGCACATCGTCAATGGTCATTTCTTCCAGGATACCTGAGAAAGTCTGGTGCATAATAAGCCTCGGCTGAGTGAATCAACGGAACGGGGTACAACTGGCCGCCTCTCAGGCCAGTTCATCAACGAATCAGCGAATCAACGATAGCAGTTAGGTGGTGGGGTGGGGTTCGTCTATTCGTCTATTCGTCTATTCGTCTATTCGTCTATCCGCATTTTGACGCTCATGATAAGTCGCCATTTCTCCCATGTCAAGATGTCGGAATGGGAATAACAATAGTACGTAGCTTGACCGAGACGGTTCTCGGTGTTATCATAGACGCCTATTTTTTCTGTTTATTCTCTATATTCGGTGTCCTATGACCTTTCGCGCGATCATTATTGGTCTTTGCCTTTCTGTTTGGGTGAATTTTTGGCCTGCGTATAGTAGCCTGATTCTGCGTTCTTCTCGGGGGGATTTTGCCCATTTGTCTGTGGCGTTTCTCATTCCCTTTTTGGCTTTGCTTGTTTTCAACCATTTTTTTTCGCGCAGGTTCAGGGGTCTCTCATCCTTTGAGCTTATCGCGATATGTAGTATTGGCATGGTGGCTGCCAATATGCAAGGCGAATGGCTTTCGGGCTATTTTCTCGGCGTTGTTACTGCGCCTATTTATTTTGCTTCAACACAAAATATGTGGGCAGAAAGGCTGTGGCCACATTTTACCGATTGGAATGTGCTGACAGACCGCGCTGCGGCTACGGGGTTTTACGAAGGGCTGCCGCCCGGCGCCCCTTTTCCCTGGGATGCGTGGATCGCACTTTTTCCCGGCTGGGCACTTTTTTTAGGTGCTGTATTTCTCGCCAATTTCTGTGTGGTCATTCTTTTGCGCAAACAGTGGATGGAGCACGAACGGCTTTCTTTTCCCATTGCCACGGCACTGCTCGAGTTGACGGGTACGGGTGATTCAAAAGATGCGTTTGCCAATCTTGTTCGCTC
This window encodes:
- a CDS encoding creatininase family protein — its product is MHQTFSGILEEMTIDDVRSLAPNVAVIPIGSTEPHGPALPYGTDNFQVEYVAYGGTRKANEMGGRVVCLPTQRVSLNNNFRAFPFACRMQVPTFMNLLKDLVAMCRAENVHRIVFINGHGGNPDTIRATQRDLAAQDGLFTCLISTGSCASEDAKAIWENRSDHAGEEETSQILFLRPELVREDLIANNPPQYPKLKTLREFDIHFVRPWHLYLPTSAGGDARKASAQKGETVLNSAVEGTGRFLAELSQAEDSETFPY